One Microlunatus soli genomic window carries:
- a CDS encoding alpha/beta fold hydrolase, translating into MSDTTINLRLAMLRGGFRLLEPIAPGFAARRAASLCVRLPGGAGRRRDDRPAPGKLSTSFLAGRMIRVESWGSGEPVYLMHGWGGWRGQLGAFIEPLVDAGFRVVAFDAPGHGGSVPGTIGEGNGCFGEFVDTLRAVVDDHGRPTAVVAHSFGCAATVAALGDGMPAGRLVLLAPAVDPMTYVGAVASGFGIGPRTIRRTVQRIEQQVGRALTDFDLRTVDPRTLPRTLIITDRQDREMPHRHAIDLAAGWSCSELMITDGLGHQRILRDPDVIVRTVDFVQAARGES; encoded by the coding sequence ATGAGTGACACAACGATCAACCTGCGACTGGCGATGCTCCGCGGCGGGTTCCGACTGCTCGAACCGATCGCCCCCGGCTTCGCGGCACGCCGCGCCGCCAGCCTGTGCGTTCGACTGCCGGGCGGCGCAGGGCGGCGCCGCGACGACCGGCCGGCGCCGGGCAAGCTCAGCACCTCCTTCCTGGCCGGACGGATGATCCGGGTGGAGAGCTGGGGAAGCGGAGAACCGGTCTATCTGATGCATGGGTGGGGCGGCTGGCGCGGCCAGCTCGGTGCGTTCATCGAACCGTTGGTCGATGCCGGCTTCCGTGTCGTCGCTTTCGACGCGCCCGGACACGGTGGTTCGGTTCCCGGCACCATCGGGGAAGGCAACGGGTGCTTCGGCGAGTTCGTCGACACCCTGCGGGCCGTCGTCGATGATCATGGTCGGCCGACCGCTGTCGTCGCGCATTCCTTCGGCTGCGCAGCGACGGTTGCCGCTCTCGGTGACGGGATGCCGGCCGGCCGGCTGGTGTTGCTGGCGCCGGCGGTCGACCCGATGACCTATGTCGGTGCGGTGGCCAGCGGCTTCGGCATCGGGCCACGAACCATCCGGCGGACGGTGCAGCGGATCGAGCAACAGGTCGGCAGGGCCCTGACCGACTTCGACCTGCGCACCGTCGATCCACGAACGTTGCCCAGGACCTTGATCATCACCGACCGACAGGACCGGGAGATGCCTCATCGGCACGCAATCGATCTTGCTGCCGGATGGTCGTGCTCGGAGTTGATGATCACCGACGGGCTGGGCCATCAACGCATCCTGCGGGATCCGGATGTGATCGTGCGCACCGTCGACTTCGTGCAGGCCGCGCGGGGTGAGTCATGA
- a CDS encoding DUF998 domain-containing protein, producing the protein MNTIRAGVICWIGTAVFFVGQAIAQAWVRAPYSMIDNYVSDLGAVDCGSVSVGIYRAQVCSPLHGFMNAGFVLTGVGIVLGTLLLRPLWPTGRWRTAATVLLVLGGVGKIIAGMSPEDLCPVAHLGGAVFSGPVATIGVLVLARAVGAEHRVLARILLGCGLVGVAGLLLSAAASQGIGLGVGITERIAAYPTIIATTLAGGWLLIKLD; encoded by the coding sequence ATGAACACCATCCGAGCCGGTGTGATCTGCTGGATCGGCACCGCGGTCTTCTTCGTCGGGCAGGCGATCGCACAGGCTTGGGTCCGGGCGCCGTACAGCATGATCGACAACTACGTCAGCGATCTCGGCGCGGTCGACTGCGGCTCGGTCTCGGTCGGCATCTACCGCGCCCAGGTCTGCTCGCCACTGCACGGCTTCATGAACGCAGGTTTCGTGCTGACCGGTGTCGGCATCGTCCTCGGCACGCTGCTGTTGCGCCCACTGTGGCCGACCGGGAGGTGGCGGACCGCCGCAACGGTCCTGCTGGTGTTGGGCGGCGTCGGGAAGATCATCGCCGGGATGTCACCGGAGGATCTGTGCCCGGTCGCGCACCTCGGCGGCGCCGTCTTCAGCGGACCGGTCGCGACGATCGGAGTGCTGGTGCTGGCTCGGGCGGTCGGTGCCGAACACCGTGTCCTGGCTCGGATCCTGCTGGGCTGTGGGCTGGTCGGGGTGGCCGGTCTACTCTTGAGTGCGGCAGCGTCACAAGGCATCGGCCTCGGTGTCGGGATCACCGAGCGGATCGCGGCCTACCCGACCATCATTGCGACAACGCTGGCCGGCGGGTGGCTGTTGATCAAGCTCGACTGA